From Chloroflexota bacterium, a single genomic window includes:
- a CDS encoding von Willebrand factor type A domain-containing protein → MASNHPSNQDVEGTLRRHFAAEADDLRAPTDLWESLEHRLEPHPAPNPVTRIRRKILAAAKQNWLPVMVAGGAVAVAASAVLVAGNLGQGMQATEVVEKTVVVTEVREVIKEVPVESVVTKEVIKEVPVETVVTREVIKEVPVETIREVAVEKVVTQEVIKEVEVIKEVAVEKVVEKEVVVEKVVTQPRAEAMMPAPTAAATAAPPAAAEAAPAPTARPADTTFQDYGRQPFVATVDDAVSTFSLDTDRTSYHLALTWAQQGYDIEPDSVRAEEWINAFNYQYAPPPDDWGFAITSDLVAHPLDERRHLVRIGFQAAEVADDRPLNVTLVLDASGSMGDGNRVDIARAAAETIRQSLRPQDRVAVVHFTTDVIHHLTVEHSAPDAYSVESSIAQLAPHGSTNVQAGLNLGVQLANRARLERPEANNYVILMSDGVANVDATNPFAILESAYDRDASNPLRLITIGVGINNYNDVLLEQLAQHGNGWYRYLNDPNQARATFSRANWLALSTPFADQTRAQVTWDPDVVKSWRIIGYENRVTSDASFAEDRKEFAELPSGAATTVFYEIELHDGVRGGDDLKLGRVELRWVVPDTGQSRSQQVEVMGRSNLSFGSAEADPLLRLGAIVALSADRYGSLPRGADEGAAGVSTDLAILQEELGALAGQLGGLDAYRDFRFLLERMAERAFAEAPPESPSGYSR, encoded by the coding sequence ATGGCCAGTAACCACCCCTCGAATCAAGACGTGGAAGGCACGCTGCGCCGGCACTTCGCGGCGGAAGCCGACGACCTTCGCGCTCCAACGGACCTTTGGGAATCGCTGGAACACCGTCTCGAACCGCACCCGGCGCCGAATCCCGTCACGCGCATTCGCCGCAAGATCCTGGCGGCCGCCAAGCAAAACTGGCTGCCGGTCATGGTTGCGGGAGGCGCCGTCGCCGTTGCCGCCTCGGCGGTCTTGGTGGCCGGCAATCTTGGGCAGGGGATGCAGGCTACGGAGGTTGTCGAAAAGACCGTGGTAGTTACCGAAGTCAGGGAGGTGATCAAGGAGGTTCCGGTCGAGTCGGTTGTGACTAAGGAAGTCATCAAGGAGGTGCCGGTCGAGACCGTCGTGACGCGAGAGGTAATCAAGGAAGTCCCGGTCGAGACCATTAGGGAAGTCGCGGTCGAGAAAGTCGTGACGCAGGAGGTGATCAAAGAAGTCGAGGTCATCAAGGAGGTCGCGGTCGAGAAAGTCGTCGAAAAGGAAGTTGTGGTTGAGAAAGTCGTCACCCAGCCAAGGGCAGAAGCGATGATGCCGGCCCCGACAGCCGCCGCAACGGCAGCGCCGCCGGCTGCCGCTGAGGCTGCTCCCGCGCCCACCGCACGGCCGGCCGACACGACCTTCCAAGACTACGGGCGCCAGCCGTTCGTCGCCACCGTCGACGACGCGGTGTCGACCTTCAGCCTGGATACCGACCGCACGTCGTACCACTTGGCGCTCACTTGGGCGCAACAGGGCTACGACATCGAGCCGGACTCGGTGCGGGCCGAAGAATGGATCAACGCCTTCAACTACCAATACGCCCCGCCGCCGGACGACTGGGGCTTTGCGATCACCAGCGACCTGGTGGCGCACCCGCTAGACGAGCGCCGGCACCTGGTCCGGATTGGGTTCCAGGCGGCGGAAGTCGCCGACGACCGCCCGCTCAACGTCACGCTGGTGCTCGACGCCTCGGGCTCGATGGGTGACGGCAACCGGGTGGACATCGCGCGCGCGGCGGCAGAGACCATCCGGCAAAGCCTGCGCCCGCAGGACCGAGTGGCGGTGGTGCACTTCACCACGGATGTGATTCATCACCTCACCGTGGAGCACTCGGCGCCGGACGCCTACTCGGTGGAGTCCTCGATTGCGCAGTTGGCGCCGCACGGCAGCACCAACGTGCAGGCGGGACTCAACCTGGGCGTGCAGCTGGCCAACCGAGCGCGGTTGGAGCGACCCGAAGCCAACAACTACGTCATCCTGATGTCGGACGGCGTGGCCAACGTGGACGCCACCAACCCGTTCGCGATCCTGGAGTCGGCCTACGACCGGGACGCCAGCAACCCGCTGCGGCTGATCACCATCGGCGTGGGCATCAACAACTACAACGACGTGTTGCTGGAGCAGCTGGCGCAGCACGGCAACGGCTGGTACCGCTATCTCAACGATCCGAACCAGGCACGGGCGACTTTCAGCCGGGCGAACTGGCTGGCGCTGTCGACGCCCTTCGCCGACCAGACCCGGGCCCAGGTGACCTGGGACCCGGACGTGGTCAAGTCCTGGCGGATCATTGGCTACGAGAACCGGGTGACCTCGGACGCGAGCTTCGCGGAGGACCGCAAGGAGTTTGCGGAGCTGCCGTCGGGCGCAGCCACGACCGTGTTCTACGAAATTGAGCTGCATGACGGCGTGCGCGGTGGCGACGACCTCAAACTCGGGCGGGTGGAGTTGCGCTGGGTGGTGCCCGACACGGGCCAGTCGCGCAGCCAGCAGGTCGAGGTGATGGGTCGGAGCAACCTGAGCTTTGGCAGCGCTGAGGCGGACCCGCTGCTGCGGCTGGGAGCCATCGTGGCGCTTTCCGCCGACCGCTACGGCAGCCTGCCGCGGGGCGCGGACGAGGGTGCCGCGGGCGTGTCTACCGACCTGGCCATCCTGCAAGAGGAGCTGGGGGCGCTGGCCGGGCAGCTGGGCGGCTTGGACGCCTACCGCGACTTCCGCTTCCTCCTGGAGCGCATGGCGGAGCGGGCCTTCGCGGAGGCCCCGCCGGAATCCCCCTCCGGCTACAGCCGCTAG